The sequence CCTTTTTTAGATTCCGTTCTAGTTCTTCCGTCGTTGCCACTGAGCCTGaagaacttttgtttttttcgattgatggaattttatttgtgattgtTTGTCTGGCTGTTTAGATTTTGTTGTTTACATGTTTGGCTGGCTTGTTTTGATTGATggaattttatttgtgtttgtctaGATGTTTAGATTTTGGTAATCAATAAATGCTAGTGTGTTTGTCAATAAATGCTGGTGTGTTGGTctctcaatttttatttttctttgtgtttgtcAACAAAAATTAGTTGCATAAAAATATTGAACAATTTTAGATTAGAAATTCATCTTATTTGTTTAGAATCTTATTTGTATGGATTTTTCTTAGCATTCAACATTTTTCTTGTATACATCCCATTTTATATCTCTTCATGAAATTTGGTGTTTTTAAAATGATAGTGTTTGCTTGATaagttatttataatttgtacCATTTTCAATTTCTAGCATAAAAGACATTAATTAGAAGTGGAGTATGCAATCATAATTTGAGCTTGTGTTGTTTTGAGATACTTGTGATATTAATTTCATGCATGGTCATGTgtgatttaatttgttattgtgAGATACTTGTAATACTAATTAAGTATGTAacattttaggtttttttttctagcccatcatccaaatcaaaagTATTATGGCAGAATTGAAAAGTGGGTCCTCTGAACAGTGCATGACGGGAATAGAAACTGGGCCTTcaaatttagaaatattaaaCTAAGAGAATGAAGAAATGGTAAACATGGAGGTATTAACATGTGAGAAAGTTGTTCCAAAAGCAGGCATGATGCTtaattctgaagaagaagtatACAATTTTTACATTGAGTATGCTCGGCAAGAAGGTTTTGGCATTACAAAACGAAGTACAAGATCAGgagatgatggaaaattgaaatattacacacTTGCATGTGTAAGAAGTGGTAGAAGAATATCCACTGCAAAAAATACTTTCAACCCAAGGCTATTTACCAAGACGATTTGTCAAGCCATGCACTAAGTCCACATAAATCTCGTTTTcagaaatgcaataaaaaaatggacGGCTATGTGAAAAGAAGACTTGAATTAAATGATCAAGCAGACATAGGCTTgagtaaaaattttcattctttagcAGTTGAAAGTGGtggttatgaaaatttaacatatacTAAAAAAGATTGCAGAAATTATATTGCAAAAGCAAGACAACTCAGGCTTGGTGTTGGAGATGTTGAAGCACTTCGCAATTATTTTTCTCGTATGCATcagagaaattcaaatttttttcacacGATTGATATAGATGATGAGGGTCATTTGAGAAATGTATTTTGGGCAGATGTAAGGTCCATATTAGCATATGAGGCTTTTGGTGATGTAATATCATTTGAGACAATGTACTTCACAAACAAGTATGATATGCCTTTTGCCCCTTTTGTTAGTGTAAATCATCATGGGCAGACTATGTTGTTTGGATGTGGTTTACTatcaaaagaagatatgaaaaattatatttggttgttCAAAACCTGGTTAGAATGCATGTCTGGTAAGGCTCCTAATGCAATTATTACAGATCAATGCATGGCTATTCAAGGTGCAATTAAGGTGGTTTTTCCGAATTCTCATCACCGACTTTGTCTATGGCATATAAATGAAGAAAGTTCCTAAAAAGCTTGGAGGTTTAACTGAGTATAAagcaataaaaagatattaaagAGTATCGTTTATGAGGCGATGgatattcaagaatttgaagatatttggttgaagatgataaagGATTACAACATAGAAAAGAATGAGTggctgaattttttatttaaaattcgTCATCGATGGGCTCCTGCCTGTGTCAAAGGAATTTTTTTGGGTTGGGATGTCTACCACgcaaagaagtgaaagcataaatgCTTTTTTTGATGGCTATGTTGGTCCAACAACATCTTTAAAGCAATTTGTGGAGCAATATGACAATGCATTAAAAAGtaagattgaaaaagaaaacaaaagttgattttgcttcttttaacaCAAACTGTCATATGCTAACTGATTGTCATTTTGAGAAGCAATTACTagaagcatacacaaatgaaatatttaagttGTTTCAAGATGAATTGAAAGGAATGCTATATTGCAATATTGCACTTATCAATTTAGATGGGCTAGTACATACATTTCAAGTGACAGATATTTTCAGAGGGAAAGAAGGCAGACTCAGAAAACAAGTGGTATTCAATGTTTATCATAATGAAGCTGAGTTTGACATTAAATGCACATGCCGTTTGTTTGAGTTCAGAGGAATTATTTGCAGACATATATGCAAGGTTCTCATTGAAAAGAATATCAAAGAGCTTCCGCCTCAATATATCTTATcacgatggagaaaagatatcaAACGTCGCCATACTTATGTGATGAATTGTTATGATGATACAGAAACTTGTGAACAAAAAAAGCGATACAATAGCTTATGCTCTCATTTTTCCATAGTTGCTGAAGTTGGAGCACAATCTAttgagaaatattattttttaataaaatgtgtgGATGAGGGAATTGAGAAAGTGATGGGTAATACAAATTATTGGGATGGTCATCCAAAGCAACTTCTACCACAAATGTTGATGGAAGAAAATCATGAACAACACCAATCAATGTCTTCAACCATAAAGTTTCTAACTCCATTAAAAGTGCGGACTAAGGGTCGACCACCAtcaaagaggaagaagtcaaaagttgaagaaataataaatagaaataaaaaaaggtgctcatactttttttttatatcatttttccAACTCAATGATTATTTTTGGGTctaaaattagttttatttattcagAAAGTGCAATCAAAGGGAAATACACAAACTCCAAATGACACACAAGAACTCTATACTCATAAAAGTGTGGTAATATTATGTTCTCTAATATTTATTATGCTATTTcgtatagtttttttttttaaatataatttattaacatttttattcTAGGTGAATTCGAATTCTTTTCCAAATGCCATGGATATGCATGTCGATAGCTTCACTTTACAAAATCTTGGCAATGATTCTTCTTCACAGGTAACTAGAAAGGTTTAGTCATTTACTTCTTAAATTTGTCAAACATGTGATTTAGAGGATTAAAAGTTGATACTATATTTGTGATAGATTATACCATCAACTCATCCGATAATGACTGATAGAGCACATTAGCCTTATGGTCAGTAAAACTTGTTGTGATTCATGAAAGAGAAGTGTTTTAGTGTTCCTTCTTGTTCATGTTTTCTCTAGTAGTATCTTATTTTACATGTCTTAATTTCCATTTCATACCTCTGAGAATACTCTATTATTTGCTGATCTTGTAGATATTATTTTGGCTGGTGATATTTTTCACACTATCGAAGCATGTGGCTTAGATTTCTTCATCGATATGTTTCTGCATATATTTTTGGTCTGCTGATATATTGTCCATTGACAGATGCTCTGTTATTAGTTTTGTTGTGTTATTAATGTAACAAAATTATTTCTGGCATTAATTGTCCCTTGATAGATGCTGGTTGTATTAATTAAGCTGATTTTGACTTGTTGTTATGGCTGGTTTCTGGCATTATTGTATCAGTTAATTATGCCTTGTTGTTATGGCTAGTTTCTGACAGATTTTTAATTCCAAATGCAACCAGTTGTATAATATTATGGAAAGTTGATTCTAAATGTTGATTtctggttgtttttttttgttaatataatgTTGTTAGTTGTTAATACTGAACAATGATTTCCCTGTTTTTGTAGGTTTtatttacatatgtatatatatacattgtacATCTGaaggttttcttatttttcaattcaagCAACAATTCATTCACAGATATGACAACAATATTTCAAGCAACAATTCATTTATTGATTGAATTGGTCTTAATCCAACTGAAGCATACATGGCTACAAtcaggtttttacatttgaACATGAACGTTACAATTTCGAAAAAAATTCTAGGGTAACAACAACTACAAAACACAATCTGAAAACTTTTCCAACTCGTGTTGTAAACATTCCACAACTGAGTTTTACACATCTTTGACTTCATTAAACAACTGGTGCTCTAAAATCAGTAAGAAACTAAAGAACACAATACAATCTATGCTGATCTTAGAACTTCACagaatcatcttcatcttcatccatGCCTTTTTGCAGCTGCCTGAAATGCCTTAAAATCTTCCATCCACTATttccaacaaaaagaaatttcaatGAAAGTAAGAAGTTCTTGAAAAAGATAATCAACATAAAAGAACTCTCACCAAGTCTGCAGAAATACATGCAGAATTTACAAATCTGTACATTTCAAGTGAAGGAAGAAATTAacatattgattaattatctaCAAACATCATCACTAGTCTCACAGTTGATATAAGAATGACAAAATGGAATCCCAACAACATGTTCAATGATTTCAATTTTCATCCCAAAGTTTAACACAATGAATATGAACATTGTTGAGCTACAGAAGTCTATATTGCTAATGAAAAACATCACAATTGCAATCAGATTCACTGATGAGGAACATTACAAATCACTTCCATGTACATCTAAAAGAATGCATAAATATACATCCATAGGGACAAATCCAATGGAACTAAACAAGATAAAAGCATATTATATAGAGgggagatataaaaaaaatatcaagtttaAATACTAATGCTGACCAGAAATGATATTGTTGAAATCAATGCAATTGAGAACCATCTGGAGCTCATTATCAGTAGGAACCAAGAACACGGGATTAGTCAAAATTTTAAAGCATCTGTATAATGATGTATAAGCCAAACCCCTCTCTGTCTCCCTAcaacatcaatctcatgaattaACACAATTCACAGAGCCTTCGACTTTGCCTTCTTGAACAAATCACGCACTCTCGACGCCCCAACTCCGATAAACAACTCCACAAACACCAAAGCTGTGCATGAGAAGAAAGGGACACTTGCCTCTCCGACCACTGCCTTGACCATCAATGTCTTCCCCATTCCCAGCGGGCCAACCAGAAGACACCCTTTGGGGATTTTTGCACCCAAACCTGTGTATTTGTCCGGATTCTTTAAGAAATCTACGACTTCCTGAAACTTGAGCTTGGcttgattagaaaataatagACATAATGAGGCCTTGGTGCCAAGATCCTCACTCAACTTAACATCAAGACTGGTGGTTTTTGCATGGGAAGCGTGGATCTGACACGGCCGGAGATCACCATCAGCGAACCCTAGAATTCCCTCTTCAAGCGAGGATTTCGGAAGAGAAATGAAGGAAATCAAAGTAAGAGAGGAAACATACTCTTTTGATAGCGGAGGTTGATGGTGATGCTGGGAAGAGAGAAACGATGGCGAGATAGGGATGACGACGACACCGGTGAGAAGAGAAAACAGGGAGATGGGATGACGGGCggtttaatttttagattttaggtttttttaaatgactgatttcggcatccacatcattcgtgtgAGGAGTTTGTGTGACCCATTCGGAAAGAATAGCTTTAGGCCCTGTTTGGATGCATAGTAAATTTTTAtgtaggaattttattccataggattcAGAAATGATTTCTTTGGAATTTACTTAAGGAAAAATTTCTGCGGAATCAGTGTTTGGATGTGCGCAGGAATTTGTCCAtaggaatttttaatttcaaaaatgaaaactagccgttagagttttttaaaaaaaactagccgttgaagtttttcaaaaactagCCGTTAACAATTTCTCTCTATTTATAACCAACACTCTTATGCTATTTGTATACTTATCTCTCTCCAGCTTAAATTTTACCTCTCAAAGTCTTTTGTTTCAATATGGATCTAGATCAATGgaaaaagattaatgaagatgatgaggaatTCATGTTCACCATTTACCAAGTTTATTTCCTGTAAGTTCAGAAACTAGGCCTTGTCATACATCATCATTTTACCAAGTTTACTCATTACCAAATTATCTTACAATGAGGCACAAAAGGATAAACCTTAAGGTTAACCTTGTATTAATATGTCTATGCCCAAGGATAAAAAGGGTGAGGTAGGGGGTATTTTTGATGTtacaaaaaaataccaaaataataaagagtaaacatattaaaaaataagaatttgaaATGTAAGAAAAATGTGAGACCggtcaaaattataaaataatcttTAGTCATGTACTCGCCTGTTCATCTACATCCAGGCAGATCAACCGTGTATTAATAAGCCTATGTCCAAGTGTAAGattgataaggtaggggtatttttgatattataaaaaattacaaaaaaataatgagtaaacaaatttaaaaataagggtTTGAAAAGTATGAAATATATTAGAGAgattaatcaaaatattttgaaCTTCCAGGGACTGTTAGATAATTTTACCATAATAATTTtgtcatatataaaaattaaatattttaagtattatttaaaattaaaatttaaacattaggattaaattttgaaactgAGTCTGAAAAAGGCAACATAATGAAAATGGAATATAAgattatttttggtaattatttattttagagtttgatgttttctttgagACCTAAATGTATTGATTTtaaccaaataatttttattaaatgaacATAATTGTAGTTTTGagtattgatattattaaatctGAACTAAGGGAAGGCAAAtacacatatttttcaaaaataatataagtgaATTTTACAATTGTTTATAAAGTGAAAGGTAAATAgatattcatttttataaaatttgaaggtAAAACTACATTCTATATTCATTTTTGTCATTGAATTCAGAAAgctcattttgattttttaaactaaaaaaataaaaagaatagtCTGtgaataattacaaaaataatttaatatctattcaaaaaatatttttaactcttaaataaaaacaaataaatgccaAGTAtctaaatattgaagaatataCAAGTTTAGTGAAACCCGAATATAAAACATGACAATAtgcatgtttatataaattacgCAATCATCTTCATTGAagataaatataacaattatcATAGCATGTAGTTTTAAATtctgataaaaaatatattatatattaaaaaaaaaaaaaataaaaaacctaaatggtctattacttttttgtttgtttctattTCGATCACTCTATTTTGGTCATTGAGTGTTAGGCGAACATATGCCTATGCCTCTGACATGAGCATCTGACCTGACATATACTACATGATCACTGCTAACTGTGTATGTTCGAAAAACTAAATcgtaacaaaaactaaaagtaaaagataaaattgtaactttttaaattggataaataaaataaaaacacataaaaatataagtgacaatttaaattgtttaccaaaaaaacaaataataataataatacaatattaGTGTCAGAAAAGTCTTATCAAAATCTTGCCTCacaataatttgttttgttaatttaattctaCTAAAGATTTAAAGAtttgcaataataaaaaaacacacacacttTTTAACACTTATTGTGTTTATACAGACAAGGTTTGATAaacaaaaaatgacaaaaacagaaaaacagtCACGTTCAAAATTACATCTTATATCTTGCTGTAATCTTCAAATAACAACAATTCTACAAATTTCATCGAAACAATTTCCATCATATTTTGAAttctgattttaaaaaaaaaaatttaaaaaaaggtacATGAAGCTGCAACCCTGCTCTCGTTTAGTCTTAAATAGTGATAAGATAGTGAAAAGCATCATAAAATTTATAGAGCAAGCAATGGATTCCTTGAGCCAACTTATCATTCCCAAAAGATTAACATGATGAACTTAACATCAAGAAGTTCATAAACATGTTTGCGatacaaataaagaagataaatcATTCATCACAAGACATTCGGAAGAAACTTGCAGAgacaacaaacaaacataaaactaAATTTATTCTTACTGCACACAATGAGCTTTTCAATTCGCCGTCGCGACAAGTTCTTGAGCCATAGATGGAGTTGGCAGAGCAGGAATTGCACCTTTCTGAGTTGTGCAGATTGCACCGCATGAATTAGCGAATTTAAGTActtctcgaagtttctcttcaTTCTTCACACCACAAAAGTAAATCACAGATACACAGCCGAAATTTCAGTCATAAAGTTGAAGAACACAAAAAATGAAATGCAGAAAAAAGAAGTCtgaaaactgaaaacaaaacctGAAAGAGTGAGCTATCTTTGGCTAGAGAAACTAAGAGTGCTCCAACAAAGGCATCACCAGCTCCTGTTGTATCAATTGTCTTCACTGCAAAACCTGAAACCTTCCCTTTGAAGTCCTACATTGAGGTTAAACAAACATACATTGCCATGACAAAGAGATTAATTATCAATcgtataaatagataaataggtAAAGAGGAAACCTTGGTGAAGTATCGACATCCTTTCTCTCCATCGGTCACAATGAGTAGCTTCAAGCCATCGAACCACAAGGATAGAACAACATTTTCATCTTGTGGATCTCCATTTGTAAGGAAAGCCACTTCCTCATCACTGACCTGTTTTGTATTGATACGTATCAGAGTAATTAATAGTCCCATATTGGTTAATTTAGTGAATTTGAATTACTACCTTGATGAAGTCAGCTTCGTTCCAAATACTCTTAATACCGTCACGAGCAGCATCATGTGAAGGCCAGAGCGGAAGCCTCACATTAGGGTCGTAAGAGAGGAGAATTCCGGCCTCCTTAGCAGCACGCATTGCAGCAAGATGTGCCGACCGACAAGGCTCAGAGATGAGGCTAATAGAGCCATAATGGAAGATCTTTGCACGACGAATGAGATCAAGGTTGAGCTCAGACTCATTCAGGAGCATGTCGGCACTTGGGTTTCGATAGAACATAAACTCACGTTCACCATTGCTCTTCAAAGTCACAAAGGCAAGAGCAGTGCGAGCATGAGGATCAAAAAGCACTCCTTCATCTTCAACTCCATGTTTTCTCAAGATATCAGCTAACATATGTCCAAATTCATCATCACCAAACTGTGTTTCATGAAATTCAAATGTTTAGATCTTTCTTGAGCTTGTGGTGATTACAGGAAATAGTTCAAATTCTCCTTTAAAACATGAATATGTACCAAGCTAAGCCACATATAAAGTTGAATTGCTTAAGAAGACTAATTGAAAAATACTGTGTTTTTATTGAGACTCAGTTAAAATATATGGATTTTTATAAATCACAGAAATGGTTAAGCAGAATTGGTCTACAATATTATTAATCTGCTTaggtgattaaaaaaaaaaaaagaaatccaaccttaaaaaaacctttattattattttttttttttgcgaaACGTTAATCATGGCATGCGCACATGTTAGCTTGTACATTCTTATCCGACAATACGAATTTGGGCAGAAAACCCAAGACCACAATTAGAGACCATTATCACCAATGCTTCCAGCGAAACTTGAACTTATATTTCAATAGCTGACACTCATTTTTCACAGTAGGATCTATGCATCTATTggcagttttttttattataaatatatataattgttaaatcAATTATTGCAATTTATTAACATTTGACGTTTTTAATGCTAggtaataatgatatttatttatttaatcattaaaaaaagtcTATTCCATTCTCAACTTGTTTCCCCGCTTAAATGCAATGGATTAAAGTCAAAGATTCACACAATTGATATGAATTAATaccacaattaattaaattattttaatccaaataaaaaaaactagtcctctctttttttttatacaactttaatcatatctaaaaattctaaaataataataatataaaaaaggaCATATAATATTAATCAAGATTCTCCTCGTGAAACACGGATCTCAAAGtccatatatataaaagttaggGTTTAAAAAACGAAAACCCGAATCCAGACAAAGAATCCGATTCAAGAAAACGACGTTTTATTATTAGAATGACCCCACCAAatcattatgttaaaaaaaatttgtatataaatctatataaaaaaaattcgtatatatataaatatataaagttaaaaattctttttttttttcaaaaaatgctATTATTATCCTCGCCTtcgatatatatttttttttccaatttcgtaatttttggttattattattatttttatttaatagatGTCCTTTTTATCCCTAATCTATTGTAAAGTCTGACAACATATTtagaaaaggggaaaaattgaaaatgaactcaaatttcttttaatttaatttttatttattatttttttttataacattgaccacttataaatttttttaaaaaaaatcttcaccCATAACTCTCAcggacataaaaaaaaattataatataaaaaatttaaactcaaaaccTCTAAATCACAACTAAACCTTTCAATTACAATCATAAATAGTTTACCAAAAATTATCCCATACTTCCtttgagtttttaaatttttttaaaataga comes from Dioscorea cayenensis subsp. rotundata cultivar TDr96_F1 unplaced genomic scaffold, TDr96_F1_v2_PseudoChromosome.rev07_lg8_w22 25.fasta BLBR01000460.1, whole genome shotgun sequence and encodes:
- the LOC120254464 gene encoding fructokinase-2-like; the encoded protein is MGITVESSGKDEAAGLVVSFGEMLIDFVPDVAGVSLAESKGFLKAPGGAPANVAVAISKLGGHSAFMGKFGDDEFGHMLADILRKHGVEDEGVLFDPHARTALAFVTLKSNGEREFMFYRNPSADMLLNESELNLDLIRRAKIFHYGSISLISEPCRSAHLAAMRAAKEAGILLSYDPNVRLPLWPSHDAARDGIKSIWNEADFIKVSDEEVAFLTNGDPQDENVVLSLWFDGLKLLIVTDGEKGCRYFTKDFKGKVSGFAVKTIDTTGAGDAFVGALLVSLAKDSSLFQNEEKLREVLKFANSCGAICTTQKGAIPALPTPSMAQELVATAN